The Triticum aestivum cultivar Chinese Spring chromosome 3A, IWGSC CS RefSeq v2.1, whole genome shotgun sequence genome includes a region encoding these proteins:
- the LOC123063228 gene encoding F-box/kelch-repeat protein At1g67480, with protein MVTIVGTREQFVQPQTFLRATMQLKSPTRPKLSFCFTPQGDCDQYCALIPGLPEDLAKICLALVPRTHFPVMGGVSKRWMSFLESKELIAVRKEVQKLDECVYVLTADAQAKGSHWEVLGCQGQKNTPLPLMPGPTKAGFGVVVLDGKLIVIAGYAADHGKECVSDEVYQYDCFLNRWTALSKMNVARCDFACAEVNGVIYVAGGFGPSGDSLSSVEVYDPEQNKWTLIGGLRRPRWGCFGCSFVGKMYVMGGRSSFTIGNSRYIDVYDTNSHAWGEFRNGCVMVTAHAVLGEKLFCIEWKNQRSLAIFDPADNSWKKVPVPLTGSSSTRFSLGTHDGKLLLLSLEEEPGYQTLMYDPAAPTGSEWCTSKLRPSGRCLCSVTIKA; from the exons ATGGTTACAATCGTTGGTACACGGGAACAGTTTGTTCAACCACAGACATTCCTGCGTGCTACAATGCAGCTCAAGTCCCCAACAAGGCCAAAACTTTCCTTCTGCTTTACGCCACAAGGGGATTGTGATCAATACTGTGCTTTAATCCCTGGCTTGCCAGAAGACCTGGCAAAGATATGTCTTGCCCTTGTTCCTCGAACTCATTTCCCTGTCATGGGTGGAGTTTCCAAGAGGTGGATGTCATTCCTAGAGAGCAAAGAATTAATTGCTGTAAGGAAAGAGGTTCAGAAGCTTGACGAGTGTGTGTATGTCTTGACCGCTGATGCTCAAGCAAAGGGTTCTCATTGGGAGGTTTTGGGATGTCAGGGGCAAAAGAACACCCCTCTTCCGCTTATGCCTGGACCAACCAAAGCTGGGTTTGGTGTGGTTGTCCTTGACGGGAAGCTCATCGTCATTGCTGGCTATGCTGCTGACCATGGCAAGGAATGTGTTTCTGATGAGGTTTACCAGTATGATTGTTTCCTCAACAG GTGGACCGCCCTTTCTAAGATGAATGTCGCTCGTTGCGACTTCGCGTGTGCAGAGGTCAACGGTGTGATATATGTTGCTGGTGGATTTGGTCCCAGTGGTGATAGTTTATCAAGTGTCGAAGTTTATGACCCAGAACAAAATAAATGGACGTTGATCGGGGGCCTTCGCAGGCCGAGATGGGGTTGCTTTGGGTGTAGCTTTGTAGGCAAGATGTACGTCATGGGTGGCCGTTCGAGCTTCACAATTGGTAACTCCCGTTACATTGACGTGTATGATACAAATAGCCATGCCTGGGGTGAGTTTAGGAATGGCTGTGTAATGGTCACGGCTCATGCTGTTCTTGGTGAGAAGCTCTTCTGCATCGAGTGGAAGAACCAGAGGTCTCTGGCGATTTTCGACCCAGCAGACAATTCCTGGAAGAAGGTTCCAGTGCCGCTTACTGGTAGTTCCAGCACGCGGTTCTCTCTCGGGACACATGATGGGAAGCTGCTGCTCCTCTCACTGGAGGAAGAACCTGGGTATCAGACGCTGATGTATGATCCTGCCGCGCCAACAGGCTCTGAATGGTGCACGTCAAAGCTCAGGCCGTCGGGACGATGCTTATGCAGCGTGACCATCAAAGCTTGA